Proteins co-encoded in one Desulfitobacterium hafniense DCB-2 genomic window:
- a CDS encoding manganese efflux pump MntP family protein: MIMGNLELFLIAVGLSMDAFAVAISKGLSMRRMSYKTALITGLFFGGFQALMPLIGFLLGTRFESYITAIDHWIAFILLSLIGLNMIKESRGPCEIIEDRFNLKDMIILSLATSIDALAVGITFAFLHVDIVPAVSMIGVTTFLFSFLGVKIGNVFGECYKARAELAGGVILILMGLKILLEHLGFLG, from the coding sequence ATGATAATGGGAAATCTGGAGTTATTCTTAATCGCTGTGGGGCTTTCTATGGATGCTTTCGCCGTGGCGATCAGCAAAGGTTTGTCCATGAGGCGGATGAGCTACAAGACAGCATTGATCACCGGGCTTTTTTTCGGGGGATTTCAGGCTTTAATGCCTCTGATCGGCTTTTTGCTGGGAACACGGTTTGAGTCTTATATTACGGCAATCGACCATTGGATTGCTTTTATTCTGCTTTCTCTCATTGGCCTGAACATGATTAAGGAATCCAGAGGCCCTTGTGAAATTATCGAAGATCGCTTTAATCTTAAGGACATGATCATTCTATCCTTAGCCACCAGCATTGACGCTCTGGCGGTTGGCATTACCTTTGCTTTTTTGCATGTGGATATCGTGCCTGCGGTGTCTATGATTGGGGTGACCACTTTCCTTTTTTCCTTCCTGGGGGTTAAGATCGGCAATGTTTTTGGAGAATGTTATAAGGCCAGAGCGGAGCTGGCCGGCGGGGTGATTCTGATTCTGATGGGGCTTAAGATCCTTTTGGAGCATCTGGGTTTCCTTGGTTAG
- a CDS encoding response regulator transcription factor — translation MRLLLAEDELELANALTAILKHNNYSVDAVDNGADALDWALAGNYDGILLDIMMPKMNGLEVLAKLREKGISTPILMLTAKGEIEDRIEGLDHGADDYLTKPFAMGELLARIRAITRRKTEFAPNLLTVGNLQLDRANYELSGEKGSIRLGNKEYQMMEMMMSSPNRLISTEQFMERIWGYDAEAEINVVWVYISYLRKKLTALGSTVTIKASRGLGYTLEDSHG, via the coding sequence ATGAGATTATTATTAGCAGAGGATGAACTGGAACTGGCCAATGCTTTAACAGCCATTCTCAAACACAACAATTATTCTGTGGATGCGGTAGATAATGGGGCTGATGCTCTGGATTGGGCTTTGGCCGGGAACTATGACGGCATCCTTCTGGATATCATGATGCCGAAGATGAATGGTCTGGAGGTTCTCGCCAAGCTGCGGGAAAAAGGAATTTCCACCCCAATCTTAATGCTCACAGCTAAAGGGGAGATCGAGGACCGGATTGAAGGTTTGGATCATGGGGCAGATGATTACCTGACCAAGCCTTTTGCCATGGGGGAACTTTTAGCGCGGATTCGGGCCATCACCCGGCGCAAGACGGAATTTGCCCCCAATCTTCTCACCGTAGGCAATTTGCAGTTGGATCGGGCAAACTATGAATTATCCGGTGAGAAAGGTTCCATACGGTTAGGCAACAAAGAGTATCAGATGATGGAGATGATGATGAGCAGCCCCAACCGGCTGATCTCCACGGAACAGTTTATGGAACGAATCTGGGGCTATGATGCGGAAGCGGAAATCAATGTGGTATGGGTCTATATATCCTATCTGCGCAAAAAACTGACTGCCTTAGGATCCACTGTAACGATTAAAGCCTCCCGCGGTTTAGGGTATACCTTGGAGGACAGTCATGGTTAA